A window of Mucilaginibacter paludis DSM 18603 contains these coding sequences:
- the gloA2 gene encoding SMU1112c/YaeR family gloxylase I-like metalloprotein: protein MLKLNRVHHIAIICSDYQISRHFYTGILGLEIVGEVYREERDSYKLDLKVGDQYQIELFSFPHPPERPSRPEASGLRHLAFEVDDLDASKALLEEHGVSVEPVRVDEFTGKRFTFFADPDGLPLELYEK from the coding sequence ATGTTAAAACTTAACCGGGTACATCATATTGCCATTATTTGCTCGGATTATCAAATATCCCGGCATTTTTATACCGGAATACTCGGCTTGGAAATTGTGGGCGAAGTTTACCGAGAAGAGCGGGATTCGTACAAGCTTGATCTGAAGGTGGGCGACCAATATCAGATCGAGCTGTTTTCGTTCCCCCACCCTCCCGAAAGGCCCTCCAGGCCCGAAGCATCGGGCTTACGGCATTTAGCTTTTGAGGTAGACGATTTAGACGCTTCGAAAGCCCTTTTAGAGGAGCATGGCGTATCAGTTGAGCCTGTAAGAGTTGACGAGTTTACCGGCAAACGCTTCACTTTTTTTGCCGACCCCGATGGTTTGCCGCTGGAGCTTTACGAGAAGTAG
- the purL gene encoding phosphoribosylformylglycinamidine synthase subunit PurL → MEHQELTTVETAKNLGLLPEEFDRIKEILGRTPNFTELSIFSVMWSEHCSYKNSITWLKTLPKDGPRMLAKAGEENAGLVDLGDGIGCAFKIESHNHPSALEPYQGAATGVGGINRDIFTMGARPIAQLNSLRFGDLKLDKTKWLVKGVVKGIGDYGNAFGIPTVGGELFFDECYNINPLVNAMSAGIVKAGETVSATSYGVGNPVYIVGSATGKDGIHGAAFASKNITEDSVNDLPAVQVGDPFQEKLLLEATLEVIKTGAVVGMQDMGAAGIICSNSEMSAKGEHGMRIDLDMVPTRQPNMKPFEILLSESQERMLIVVYKGREKEVEAVFDKWDLNCAIIGEVTDTKRLHYYMHGELVADVPADDLVLGGGAPVYKREYREPAYFQKNQQFKIDDVAEPADLKAVADHLVSHPNIASKRWVTNQYDSMVGTATMTTNRPCDAAVVAVKDTNKAIVLTVDCNSRYVYADPQKGCAIAVAEAARNITCAGGEPVAITNCLNFGNPYVPEVYWQFVGAIKGMSEACTKFETPVTGGNVSFYNQSTDDGPVFPTPTIGMLGVMDDIANIMTADFKQEGDLIYLLGESVNDIASSQYLASHHKVLAAPAPYFDLDKEYALHQVVKQLITQKLIQSAHDVADGGLYITLLESAMPNGLGFTIEADDSIRKDAFLFGEAQGRVVVSVKPEGQEALVELLSTSEIDFTLLGTVNAGDLLVDGELFGTVSAAKDVYDNVLVNILGE, encoded by the coding sequence TTGGAGCACCAGGAATTAACCACCGTTGAAACCGCTAAAAATTTAGGTTTACTACCCGAAGAATTTGACAGAATAAAAGAGATATTGGGCCGCACGCCTAACTTTACCGAACTTTCTATTTTTTCGGTGATGTGGAGCGAGCATTGCTCTTATAAAAACTCTATCACCTGGTTAAAAACCCTCCCTAAGGATGGACCGCGTATGCTGGCTAAGGCCGGCGAAGAGAATGCCGGCTTAGTTGACCTTGGCGACGGTATTGGCTGCGCATTCAAAATCGAATCGCACAACCACCCATCGGCATTGGAGCCTTACCAGGGAGCAGCTACAGGTGTTGGCGGTATAAACCGCGACATATTTACCATGGGCGCGCGCCCTATAGCACAATTAAACTCCTTGCGCTTTGGCGACCTTAAACTGGATAAAACCAAATGGCTGGTAAAAGGAGTGGTAAAAGGTATTGGCGATTACGGCAATGCTTTTGGGATACCAACTGTTGGCGGCGAATTGTTTTTTGATGAGTGTTATAACATTAACCCCTTGGTTAACGCCATGTCGGCAGGTATTGTAAAGGCTGGTGAAACGGTTTCGGCAACATCGTATGGCGTGGGTAACCCGGTGTACATCGTTGGGTCGGCAACCGGTAAGGATGGTATCCACGGCGCGGCATTTGCCTCGAAAAATATTACAGAAGATTCGGTGAATGATTTACCTGCCGTACAGGTGGGCGATCCCTTCCAGGAAAAATTATTGCTCGAAGCTACGCTCGAGGTGATTAAAACCGGCGCCGTTGTAGGTATGCAGGATATGGGCGCGGCAGGTATCATCTGTTCCAACTCCGAAATGTCGGCCAAGGGCGAGCATGGTATGCGGATTGACCTGGATATGGTTCCAACACGCCAGCCTAATATGAAGCCTTTCGAAATTTTGCTTTCTGAATCGCAGGAGCGGATGCTGATTGTGGTATACAAAGGACGCGAAAAAGAAGTTGAGGCTGTTTTTGACAAATGGGACTTAAACTGCGCCATTATAGGCGAAGTTACCGACACCAAACGGCTGCACTATTATATGCATGGCGAACTGGTAGCCGACGTACCTGCCGACGACCTGGTTTTAGGTGGCGGTGCACCGGTTTACAAACGCGAATACCGCGAACCGGCTTATTTCCAAAAAAACCAGCAATTTAAAATAGACGACGTTGCAGAGCCTGCAGATTTAAAGGCTGTTGCCGATCATCTGGTATCGCACCCCAATATCGCGTCGAAGCGTTGGGTTACCAATCAGTATGATTCTATGGTGGGTACCGCTACCATGACCACCAATCGCCCTTGCGATGCCGCGGTAGTAGCTGTAAAAGATACTAATAAAGCCATTGTATTAACCGTGGATTGTAACTCCCGCTATGTATACGCCGACCCGCAAAAAGGTTGTGCAATCGCCGTAGCCGAAGCCGCACGCAATATTACCTGTGCCGGTGGCGAGCCTGTAGCCATTACCAATTGCCTTAACTTTGGTAACCCTTATGTGCCCGAAGTATACTGGCAATTTGTGGGTGCCATTAAAGGGATGAGCGAGGCTTGTACCAAGTTTGAAACACCGGTTACCGGCGGTAACGTGAGTTTTTATAATCAATCTACAGATGATGGGCCGGTATTCCCTACGCCAACTATAGGTATGTTGGGTGTGATGGATGATATTGCCAACATCATGACGGCCGACTTTAAACAAGAGGGCGACCTGATTTACCTGTTAGGCGAATCTGTGAACGATATAGCCTCATCGCAATACCTGGCATCCCATCACAAAGTACTGGCCGCGCCAGCGCCTTATTTTGACCTGGACAAGGAGTATGCGCTGCACCAGGTGGTGAAACAATTGATTACCCAAAAGCTGATCCAATCGGCACATGATGTGGCCGATGGTGGCCTATATATCACCTTGTTGGAATCGGCTATGCCAAACGGCCTCGGTTTTACCATCGAAGCTGATGATTCCATCCGTAAGGATGCCTTTTTGTTCGGCGAAGCACAAGGCAGGGTAGTGGTATCGGTTAAACCGGAAGGCCAGGAAGCATTGGTGGAATTGCTTTCCACCTCCGAGATTGATTTTACCTTACTCGGAACGGTTAACGCAGGCGATTTATTGGTTGACGGGGAGTTATTCGGTACCGTATCGGCCGCTAAAGATGTTTACGATAACGTATTGGTTAACATTTTGGGAGAATAA
- a CDS encoding energy transducer TonB: MMLNSKFDICSPEWIERVFENRNKSYGAYDIRKHYASNVLRALGVTVLFLAAVFGGSMLLADNQNDAISVNQIDVTNQNLHVVKEPSPQKRDKLNKSAVSPSLKEPGGKNHSSLNGNHHAVKQTSVVPVSNTDQPLLITSAAKPTEPSNSTLQQQIDVLDNDEVAIKPVLPGGAQQWSKFLESNLRYPAEAKKNRISGKVWMSFIVERDGHVSNVLVERGAGYGFDEEALRVLKLSPVWIPGNHNGQTVRVKYVLPINFHIEH, translated from the coding sequence ATGATGCTTAATTCGAAATTTGACATATGTAGCCCCGAGTGGATAGAGCGTGTGTTCGAAAACCGGAATAAAAGTTACGGCGCTTATGATATCAGGAAGCACTATGCGTCCAACGTATTGCGCGCCCTTGGTGTTACTGTGCTTTTTCTGGCTGCTGTTTTTGGCGGATCGATGTTACTGGCCGATAATCAAAACGATGCCATTAGTGTAAACCAAATTGATGTTACCAATCAGAACCTTCATGTGGTTAAGGAGCCATCTCCACAAAAGCGTGATAAATTAAATAAATCTGCCGTTTCACCTTCCCTAAAGGAACCGGGCGGTAAAAATCATAGCTCATTAAATGGCAATCATCATGCGGTTAAACAAACCTCAGTTGTGCCGGTATCAAATACTGATCAGCCGCTGTTGATCACTTCTGCAGCCAAGCCAACCGAGCCTTCTAATTCAACACTTCAGCAGCAAATTGATGTTTTGGATAACGATGAGGTAGCTATTAAACCCGTGCTGCCGGGCGGTGCCCAGCAATGGTCGAAGTTTTTAGAAAGCAACTTGCGTTATCCGGCAGAAGCCAAAAAAAATAGAATTTCGGGTAAGGTTTGGATGAGCTTTATAGTTGAAAGGGATGGCCATGTTTCCAATGTATTGGTGGAACGTGGTGCAGGCTACGGTTTTGATGAGGAAGCTCTGCGTGTTTTAAAGTTGTCGCCAGTTTGGATCCCCGGTAACCATAACGGGCAAACTGTCCGGGTTAAATATGTCCTTCCCATCAATTTTCATATAGAACATTAG
- a CDS encoding DUF4468 domain-containing protein — MNKLIVLFFCLALSKAAMAQKDSLALDEHGKYIYYKIVSMNKYTADTLYQRSLRFFKNIADKKSLKITSADPGNMGLAGTGFFTVYKTAITKHPDGQIAYQLKLEVKDAKYRYWLTNFVYTPYFRDRYNNYVPQNNVEVPLEKLSKNIAEKDLNSYLDESALFGRQLGERLKKYLTNVVVVEKKAVPKVISIGKW, encoded by the coding sequence ATGAATAAATTAATAGTGTTATTTTTTTGCCTTGCTTTAAGTAAGGCAGCAATGGCTCAAAAGGATTCGCTGGCTTTGGATGAGCACGGCAAATATATTTACTACAAAATAGTGAGTATGAATAAATACACCGCTGATACTTTGTACCAAAGGAGCCTGCGTTTTTTTAAAAACATTGCCGATAAAAAAAGTTTGAAAATCACATCTGCCGATCCAGGCAACATGGGCTTGGCCGGTACCGGCTTTTTTACGGTTTATAAAACGGCAATAACCAAACATCCCGACGGGCAAATTGCTTATCAGCTTAAACTGGAAGTAAAGGATGCTAAGTACAGGTACTGGTTAACCAATTTTGTATATACCCCCTATTTTAGGGACAGGTATAATAATTATGTCCCTCAAAATAATGTTGAAGTTCCGTTGGAAAAACTATCGAAAAATATCGCCGAAAAGGATCTGAATAGCTATCTGGATGAGTCGGCTTTGTTTGGAAGGCAATTAGGCGAGCGTTTAAAAAAGTATTTGACAAATGTAGTTGTGGTTGAAAAGAAGGCCGTACCCAAAGTTATCTCTATTGGTAAATGGTGA
- a CDS encoding porin, translating into MKQKLLLICAFVASGFAVKAQDTIKVTSDAPLVISGSVDTYFKYDFSGKKIANIPTSFASEQNSISLGMIDLGLKKTVGKASFVGELSFGPRGEAQSIPNAGTNGQSYHIQNLYVSYNFTDKFNVTGGYMATFVGYEVISPVGNFNYSTSYLFTNGPFQNAGIKATYAFTDKVSLMAGIFNDSWNAYTSTNDVSTFGAQLMVAPVKGWTAYLNLVAGYASGTEFDLTTTYQITDAFKLGLNAADFTAPKYLGYDKGGFTGAALYPQYAVSKSVTLGLRGEYFKTKTGTYFTAGPPPGENVTAFTLTANIKAGPLNFIPEVRLDNASKSVFTNGDGVPNSTKSASQFAVAAVYAF; encoded by the coding sequence ATGAAACAAAAACTATTACTCATTTGTGCATTTGTAGCATCGGGGTTCGCCGTTAAGGCTCAGGACACGATAAAAGTTACCAGTGACGCGCCGCTGGTGATCTCAGGATCGGTAGATACTTATTTTAAGTATGATTTTTCCGGGAAAAAAATTGCCAATATCCCAACCAGCTTTGCAAGCGAGCAAAATTCTATCTCTTTAGGCATGATCGATCTGGGCCTGAAAAAAACAGTAGGCAAAGCTTCGTTTGTAGGTGAATTATCATTTGGCCCAAGGGGTGAAGCTCAGTCAATCCCTAATGCAGGAACCAACGGGCAATCTTACCACATTCAAAATTTATACGTAAGCTATAATTTTACTGATAAGTTTAATGTAACCGGTGGTTATATGGCTACGTTTGTTGGCTACGAAGTAATTTCTCCGGTGGGTAACTTCAACTATTCAACTTCTTATTTATTTACCAATGGTCCGTTCCAAAATGCTGGTATTAAAGCTACTTACGCCTTTACTGATAAAGTAAGCTTAATGGCCGGAATTTTTAATGATTCGTGGAATGCTTACACCTCAACTAATGATGTATCAACTTTTGGTGCGCAGTTAATGGTGGCTCCTGTAAAAGGCTGGACTGCTTATCTTAACTTAGTTGCCGGATACGCATCTGGAACAGAGTTTGATTTAACTACCACCTACCAAATTACAGATGCCTTTAAATTAGGTTTAAACGCGGCCGATTTTACAGCTCCTAAATATTTAGGTTACGATAAAGGTGGTTTTACAGGCGCCGCTTTATATCCTCAATATGCAGTATCTAAATCTGTAACATTAGGGTTAAGAGGTGAGTATTTTAAAACAAAAACAGGCACTTACTTTACTGCCGGTCCTCCTCCAGGCGAAAACGTAACTGCCTTTACGCTTACTGCTAACATCAAGGCAGGCCCGTTAAACTTTATTCCTGAGGTGAGATTGGATAACGCTTCAAAATCGGTATTTACCAATGGTGATGGTGTTCCTAATTCTACCAAGTCAGCTTCACAATTTGCTGTAGCTGCGGTATATGCTTTCTAA
- a CDS encoding ammonium transporter, which yields MNLKNDKNKLLGLNLFKDSGGGKNTSSKWSTITPEQWKMGITIFSGKILGLMLVLAAMVTLPGLFGTSAHAAAAPGPTAIETNLMNSINTSWTLVAAFLVFGMQAGFVMLEAGFARTKETVNVLMECIFDTCLCGILFWAVGYAFMFGWGNGFIGWHGDPAGKITGAWFFLANIPDTYAATGIPLLAHWIFQYAFADTCSTIVSGAMIGRTSFRGDILYSIGITGFIYPIIGHWAWGPDGFLALMGSKGGFFESLGTGFRDFAGSTVVHTIGGIASLAGAIVLGPRFGRIFARDDKAKGGMPPPHNLTLAAIGGFILWFGWYGFNPGSTLSAMDMQGIGRIAANTTLAACGGGMAAMFIALWFGPTKGKFDLGYTINGFLAGLVAITCPCYWVSPGGAILLGLVAGVLTYVFMNVVEWFRVDDPVGAVTVHGINGIWGTLSLGLFACGKYGATGPTGADNSSPVAGLFYGGGFQVLEAQAIGSAIITVSTFVVCLVMMYIVMKLPHPWSLRVPIEAETGPGGLDVFEHGTGAYPDIAEEEIDLSKLGVAEYAK from the coding sequence ATGAACTTAAAAAATGACAAAAACAAATTGCTCGGACTCAATTTGTTTAAAGACAGCGGGGGGGGAAAGAACACATCTTCCAAATGGTCAACCATCACACCAGAGCAGTGGAAAATGGGGATCACTATTTTTTCGGGAAAAATCTTAGGTTTAATGTTGGTGCTTGCCGCCATGGTTACCCTTCCGGGTTTATTTGGAACAAGCGCTCACGCCGCTGCGGCTCCGGGGCCTACCGCTATAGAAACTAATCTGATGAACTCTATCAATACCTCATGGACATTGGTAGCTGCGTTTTTGGTTTTTGGTATGCAAGCCGGATTTGTAATGCTCGAAGCCGGTTTTGCACGTACTAAGGAAACAGTGAACGTTTTAATGGAGTGTATTTTTGATACATGCCTTTGCGGGATACTTTTCTGGGCTGTTGGGTATGCATTTATGTTTGGTTGGGGCAACGGCTTTATAGGCTGGCATGGCGATCCGGCCGGTAAAATTACCGGTGCCTGGTTTTTCCTTGCCAATATCCCTGATACTTATGCTGCTACAGGTATTCCATTGTTAGCACATTGGATTTTCCAGTACGCTTTCGCTGATACCTGCTCAACCATCGTATCGGGTGCCATGATCGGACGTACCAGTTTCCGCGGAGATATTCTTTACTCTATCGGTATCACCGGTTTTATCTATCCAATAATTGGCCACTGGGCTTGGGGGCCGGATGGTTTCCTTGCGCTGATGGGCAGCAAAGGCGGTTTCTTCGAATCTTTAGGTACCGGCTTCCGCGATTTTGCTGGCTCAACCGTAGTACACACTATAGGTGGTATAGCTTCGCTGGCGGGTGCTATCGTATTAGGGCCGCGTTTCGGACGAATTTTTGCACGTGATGATAAAGCTAAAGGTGGTATGCCACCTCCGCATAACTTAACCTTAGCTGCAATAGGCGGGTTTATCCTGTGGTTTGGATGGTACGGCTTTAACCCCGGAAGTACACTATCTGCAATGGATATGCAAGGTATAGGCCGTATTGCCGCCAACACTACGCTTGCTGCCTGCGGTGGCGGTATGGCAGCTATGTTTATCGCTTTATGGTTTGGTCCTACCAAAGGTAAATTTGATTTAGGTTATACCATTAACGGTTTCCTTGCCGGTTTGGTAGCTATTACCTGCCCTTGTTACTGGGTTAGCCCGGGCGGCGCCATCCTTTTAGGTTTGGTAGCAGGCGTGCTTACCTATGTATTTATGAATGTGGTAGAGTGGTTCCGTGTTGACGATCCAGTTGGGGCTGTTACTGTACACGGTATCAACGGTATTTGGGGTACTTTATCTTTAGGCTTATTTGCCTGCGGAAAATATGGCGCAACAGGCCCTACTGGTGCCGATAATTCTTCACCGGTAGCTGGTTTATTTTACGGCGGTGGTTTCCAGGTGCTGGAAGCTCAGGCCATAGGCAGTGCTATTATTACTGTATCAACCTTTGTTGTTTGTTTGGTGATGATGTATATCGTTATGAAGTTACCTCATCCATGGAGCTTACGTGTGCCAATTGAAGCAGAAACAGGTCCAGGTGGTTTGGATGTGTTTGAGCACGGTACGGGTGCATATCCTGATATAGCCGAAGAAGAAATTGATCTTTCAAAACTTGGCGTTGCTGAGTATGCTAAATAA
- a CDS encoding glutamine synthetase III family protein: protein MSNIRFQALQAVLTRTIPEVKVPGAKISDFYGANVFDKKKMMDYLSKEAYQSIVSAIEIGEPIPRDMAEQVASAMKAWAMSKGATHYTHWFQPLTGTTAEKHDAFFEPAADGSAIERFSGDALAQQEPDASSFPNGGIRNTFEARGYTAWDPSSPAFIIESNTGKTLCIPTVFVSYTGEALDYKVPLLKALSALDKAAVDVCNYFDKSVEKVNASLGIEQEYFLVDLALFNTRPDLYLTGRTLFGHESAKGQQLEDHYFGSIPERVYAFMLDMETEALKLGIPLKTRHNEVAPSQFECAPVYEEINLAIDHNQLLMDVMDKVAKRHNFKVLLHEKPYAGINGSGKHNNWSMITNTGKNLLSPGKTPKNNLMFLTFFVNTVRAVYEYADLLRASIASVSNDHRLGANEAPPAIISIFLGSQLNDVLDEIETSRISKKIKEDSLLWQGIPKIPQILRDNTDRNRTSPFAFTGNKFELRAVGSSANSSSPMTILNLIVADQLKKFKVDVDKLIKKGEKKDIALLTIIKKYIKESKSIRFEGNGYSEEWEKEAATRGLSNIKTTPKALDVLVTEKVEKLFADTGVYTKRESEARHEILLDSFYKKLQIEARLIGEMVTNVIIPTAITYQSKLIENVKGLKEIGLNKEHYSAQLDIIERISKHVTFIKDNVDQMIDERRKANKIDDLREKSIAYDEKVKSYFEPIRYHVDKLELLVEDSLWPLPKFRELLFIK from the coding sequence ATGTCAAACATCAGATTTCAAGCATTACAGGCGGTTTTAACACGCACAATACCGGAAGTTAAGGTACCGGGCGCCAAAATTTCAGACTTTTACGGGGCAAATGTTTTCGATAAAAAGAAAATGATGGATTATTTATCCAAAGAAGCCTATCAAAGTATAGTGAGCGCCATTGAGATAGGCGAGCCAATTCCGCGCGACATGGCAGAGCAAGTTGCATCGGCCATGAAAGCCTGGGCAATGAGTAAAGGAGCAACCCATTATACACACTGGTTCCAGCCACTAACCGGAACAACTGCCGAAAAACACGATGCGTTTTTTGAACCAGCTGCTGATGGCTCGGCAATTGAACGTTTTTCGGGAGATGCGCTGGCACAGCAAGAACCTGATGCATCCAGTTTTCCTAATGGTGGTATACGCAATACCTTTGAGGCCCGCGGCTACACCGCCTGGGACCCATCATCTCCGGCATTTATCATAGAAAGCAATACCGGTAAAACTTTATGTATCCCTACCGTATTTGTATCATATACCGGCGAAGCACTCGATTATAAGGTACCTTTATTAAAGGCGTTGAGCGCTTTGGATAAAGCTGCCGTTGATGTTTGTAATTACTTTGATAAAAGTGTTGAAAAAGTTAATGCCTCGCTGGGTATTGAGCAGGAATATTTTTTGGTTGATCTGGCTTTGTTTAACACCCGTCCCGATTTATACTTAACAGGCCGTACCTTATTTGGACACGAATCAGCCAAAGGTCAGCAACTGGAAGATCATTATTTTGGATCGATACCGGAGCGCGTTTACGCCTTTATGCTGGATATGGAAACCGAGGCCCTTAAATTAGGTATCCCTTTAAAAACACGCCACAACGAGGTTGCACCTTCGCAATTTGAATGCGCGCCAGTTTACGAAGAAATTAACCTGGCCATTGATCATAACCAGTTATTAATGGATGTGATGGACAAGGTTGCCAAGCGGCATAATTTTAAGGTATTACTGCACGAAAAACCTTACGCAGGTATCAACGGATCGGGCAAACACAACAACTGGTCGATGATTACCAATACAGGCAAAAACTTGTTATCGCCCGGCAAAACGCCCAAAAACAACCTGATGTTTTTAACCTTTTTTGTAAATACGGTTAGAGCTGTGTATGAATATGCCGATCTTTTGCGCGCATCAATTGCTTCGGTGAGTAACGATCACCGCCTGGGTGCCAACGAAGCACCTCCGGCTATTATATCTATTTTTCTGGGCAGCCAATTGAACGATGTATTGGATGAGATAGAAACATCGCGCATCAGCAAAAAAATAAAGGAAGACTCTTTGTTATGGCAAGGCATACCTAAGATACCGCAAATTTTACGTGATAATACCGACCGTAACCGTACATCGCCTTTTGCTTTTACCGGCAATAAGTTTGAGTTGCGCGCCGTAGGATCATCAGCAAACTCGTCAAGTCCGATGACGATTTTGAACCTGATTGTTGCCGATCAGCTCAAAAAGTTTAAAGTTGACGTTGATAAGCTGATTAAAAAAGGAGAGAAAAAAGATATCGCCCTGCTTACCATCATCAAAAAATACATTAAGGAATCAAAATCTATCCGTTTTGAGGGCAACGGCTACAGCGAAGAGTGGGAAAAAGAAGCGGCTACACGCGGCTTATCCAACATTAAAACTACACCTAAGGCTCTGGATGTTTTAGTTACAGAGAAAGTTGAAAAATTATTTGCAGATACAGGCGTATATACCAAACGCGAATCGGAAGCACGCCACGAGATTTTACTGGATAGCTTTTACAAAAAGTTACAGATAGAAGCGCGTTTAATTGGTGAAATGGTTACCAACGTCATTATCCCGACTGCGATTACTTACCAAAGCAAGCTGATTGAAAATGTGAAAGGCTTAAAAGAAATTGGTTTAAACAAAGAGCATTATTCGGCACAATTGGATATTATTGAGCGCATATCTAAACACGTAACCTTTATCAAAGATAACGTAGACCAGATGATTGACGAACGCAGGAAAGCTAATAAAATTGATGATCTCCGCGAAAAATCAATCGCTTATGACGAAAAAGTAAAAAGTTACTTTGAGCCGATACGGTATCATGTTGATAAACTGGAACTTTTAGTTGAAGACTCACTGTGGCCGTTGCCTAAGTTTAGGGAACTGCTTTTTATTAAATAG
- a CDS encoding chloride channel protein — MLKTIYIAVNNWRLTRNGQRNFLLYGSAFVGLVGGLAAVLLKYLVHLMEDVSLNISGHLFHILYIFLPAVGILLTVAYQHLINRDHIEKGIGSVLANIKRNKSNIAVNNIYSHLITSSLTVGFGGSSGLEAPIVCTGAAIGSNTGKFFRLSPFEKTVLLASGSAAGIAAVFNSPIAGVLFAIEILIGEISIPTFIPLLIASATGVVVAKALYSRQLFHLATEGWVMQALPFYVLLGLLSGLVTVYIAKVGGNLEKGIFKKQNRYVRAIAGGLLLGLIILLFPPLLGEGYHYLQEVLDGNINALKEQSLFPELLSGPVGMVLFIACLVFIKIIAAGITIGAGGNGGTFAPSMFTGAFLGLLVAFAVNQTGLIHLNTSNFIAVGMAGAISGVMHAPLTAIFLIAEITGGYILFIPLMIVSAISYIISRAFNPHNMYWHHLIAEHDIHPDNDYSMLASISLKSMINNDYTPIKKEITLKQLFKLLPQTSNSIFPVLSADNKLEGVVFLSEVRKYMFSAAEDEMTVAEVMVAPPAIIQYNESISKVMELFDLYGVWHLPVVRDDVFVGFISKSALFVRYREVMVKQNKEADIFAPKDHV; from the coding sequence ATGTTAAAAACAATTTATATTGCAGTTAATAATTGGCGCCTTACCCGTAATGGGCAACGCAATTTTTTGCTGTACGGTAGTGCCTTTGTAGGTTTGGTTGGCGGGTTGGCGGCTGTACTTTTAAAATATCTTGTTCATTTAATGGAAGATGTGAGCCTCAACATATCCGGCCATCTATTTCATATCCTTTATATATTTTTACCCGCTGTGGGTATACTGCTCACCGTGGCCTATCAGCACCTCATCAACCGCGACCATATTGAAAAGGGCATAGGCAGTGTGCTGGCCAACATCAAGCGCAATAAATCAAACATTGCCGTTAATAATATTTACTCACATCTAATCACCAGTTCGCTCACGGTTGGCTTTGGCGGGTCATCTGGTTTAGAGGCTCCTATAGTTTGCACGGGTGCGGCCATCGGTTCAAATACAGGTAAGTTTTTCCGGCTCAGCCCTTTTGAAAAAACGGTACTATTGGCTTCAGGTTCTGCTGCAGGTATAGCGGCGGTATTCAACAGCCCTATTGCAGGTGTATTATTTGCTATTGAGATATTGATCGGCGAGATCAGTATACCAACATTTATTCCCTTGTTAATAGCCTCGGCAACCGGGGTAGTAGTAGCTAAGGCTTTATATTCAAGGCAGTTGTTTCATTTGGCAACCGAAGGCTGGGTAATGCAAGCGCTGCCATTTTATGTACTGTTAGGGCTATTAAGCGGCTTGGTGACGGTTTATATCGCTAAGGTAGGTGGCAACCTGGAGAAGGGTATATTTAAAAAGCAGAATCGTTATGTACGCGCCATCGCGGGCGGTTTGCTGCTTGGGCTCATCATTCTGCTGTTTCCACCGCTATTGGGCGAAGGGTATCATTACCTGCAGGAAGTTTTGGACGGTAACATCAACGCCTTAAAAGAACAATCTTTGTTTCCCGAATTATTATCGGGCCCGGTGGGCATGGTTTTGTTTATTGCCTGCCTGGTATTTATTAAAATAATTGCCGCCGGTATAACCATTGGTGCCGGTGGCAATGGCGGTACTTTTGCACCATCTATGTTTACCGGCGCATTTTTAGGCTTACTGGTTGCCTTTGCTGTAAACCAAACAGGGCTCATCCATTTAAATACCAGCAACTTTATAGCAGTGGGTATGGCTGGCGCTATAAGCGGAGTAATGCACGCGCCGCTTACAGCTATATTTTTGATAGCCGAAATTACAGGCGGCTATATTTTGTTTATCCCCTTAATGATCGTTTCTGCTATATCCTATATTATATCGCGGGCGTTTAATCCGCACAATATGTACTGGCACCATTTAATTGCCGAACATGATATCCATCCCGATAACGATTATAGTATGCTTGCATCCATCAGTTTAAAAAGTATGATCAATAATGATTATACGCCTATAAAAAAAGAAATAACGCTTAAACAGCTGTTTAAGCTACTGCCTCAAACCAGCAACAGTATTTTCCCTGTTTTAAGTGCAGATAACAAGCTGGAAGGGGTTGTTTTTTTAAGCGAGGTTAGAAAGTATATGTTTTCGGCTGCCGAAGATGAAATGACAGTTGCCGAAGTTATGGTAGCACCTCCGGCTATCATACAGTATAACGAATCCATCAGTAAAGTAATGGAATTGTTTGACCTGTACGGCGTATGGCACCTGCCTGTAGTGAGAGACGATGTGTTTGTTGGCTTTATATCTAAATCAGCTTTGTTTGTACGCTATCGCGAGGTGATGGTCAAGCAAAACAAAGAGGCGGATATATTTGCACCGAAGGACCACGTGTGA